AGGGGTGCATCGCGGACAGCGGGTCCTGGAAGATCATCGCCATCTTGCGGCCGCGCATCCGCCGGACCTCGTCCGGGTCGGCGGCGATCAGTTCCTGGCCGTCCAGCCACACCTCGCCGGAGACGCGGGCGTTGGCGGCGCGGTGCAGGCCCATCACGCCGAGCGAGGTGACGGACTTGCCGGAACCGGACTCGCCGACGATGCCCAGGGTCTTGCCCCGCTTGACGTCGAAGCTGACGCCGTCCACCGACTTGACCAGGCCGTCGTCGGTGTTGAAGTGGATACGCAGATCGCGAACGGAGAGGAACGCGTCGTCGGCGTCGGAGGGGGCGGTGCCGGCCGGTTCGCCGAGCGCCGCCTTGTCGAGCTTGCTCACGAGTACCTCACGCGGGGGTCGATGGCTGCGTACACCAGGTCGACGACGAGATTGCAGAAGACGATGAAGAACGCGGCGACCAGGGTCACGCCCATCACGATGGGCAGGTCGTTGTCCTTGATGGCCTGGATCGAGTACGCGCCGACGCCCTGCAGGGAGAACACGGTCTCGGTGAGCACCGCGGTGCCCACGAGGGTGCCGAAGTCCATGCCGAAGATGGTCACGATCGGGGTGAGCGTGGAGCGCAGCCCGTGCTTGGTGACGACCACCGACTCCTTGAGGCCCTTGGCGCGAGCCGTGCGGATGTAGTCCTCGCTCATCGTCTCCAGCATGCCCGCCCGGGTGAGCCGGGCGTAGGTGGCGGAGAAGAGGAACGCGAGGCTGATCCAGGGCAGCAGCAGGTGCCAGGCCCAGTCGGCCGGGTTCTGGGTGAACGGCACGTAGTCGGTGCTGTCCCAGATGGGCCACTGGTAGACGAAGAGCGCGTTGATCACCTGGCCGGTGAAGAAGATCGGCAGCGAGACGCCGGCGAGCGCGATGAACATCGAGATGCGGTCCACCGGCTTGCCCTTGCGCAGCGCCGAGACGACACCGGTCGTCACACCGAAGATCAGCCAGATCACCGCCGCGCCGACGGCCAGCGAGAAGGAGACGGGGATCCGCTCCTTGAGCTGGGGCCACACCTCGACGTGACTCTTGAAGGAGTACCCGAAGCAGGGGGCGTTGCAGTGCGTCGCATCGGGGCCGAACTTGTAGTCGGCGCCTGCGAACAGGCCCTTGATGTAGTGCCAGTACTGGATGTAGATGGGCTGGTCGAGTCCCAGGTTGTGCTTGATCGCGGCGACGGACGCGCGGTTGGCGTCCTTGCCGACGTACTGGGTG
This genomic interval from Streptomyces sp. NBC_00557 contains the following:
- a CDS encoding ABC transporter permease yields the protein MAAYIIRRVFGALVLLLVVSAVTFAIFFLVPRLGGQTATQLATQYVGKDANRASVAAIKHNLGLDQPIYIQYWHYIKGLFAGADYKFGPDATHCNAPCFGYSFKSHVEVWPQLKERIPVSFSLAVGAAVIWLIFGVTTGVVSALRKGKPVDRISMFIALAGVSLPIFFTGQVINALFVYQWPIWDSTDYVPFTQNPADWAWHLLLPWISLAFLFSATYARLTRAGMLETMSEDYIRTARAKGLKESVVVTKHGLRSTLTPIVTIFGMDFGTLVGTAVLTETVFSLQGVGAYSIQAIKDNDLPIVMGVTLVAAFFIVFCNLVVDLVYAAIDPRVRYS